The Bemisia tabaci chromosome 8, PGI_BMITA_v3 genome has a segment encoding these proteins:
- the LOC109043780 gene encoding uncharacterized protein, translating into MSNQSARSLNFTGAEKEKILEIGMEYYDLLHSPLNNSVTMAEKNRIYQLMAEEVNKVGLNSRSVKQIKKKYQELIQNATRKQRIITTERKRTGNKRMRVSLDHLDEEIIRKVPPMKYIGISGGVDSSAEGTHYCNVWDEVQQGDTPDEEVQPTDTPDEEEASGGDGKMTDKRHFQRNGCP; encoded by the exons ATGTCCAACCAAAGTGCGCGTTCTCTGAATTTCACGGGGGCGGAAAAGGAGAAGATACTCGAAATCGGTATGGAGTACTACGATCTTCTCCATTCCCCCCTGAACAATAGTGTGACCATGGCAGAGAAAAACCGAATCTACCAGCTGATGGCAGAGGAGGTCAACAAGGTTGGCCTCAACTCCAGATCAGTGAAACAG ATTAAAAAGAAGTATCAAGAATTGATACAAAACGCCACACGGAAGCAAAGGATTATAACAACAGAACGGAAAAGAACAGGGAACAAAAGAATGCGAGTTAGCTTGGACCACTTGGATGAGGAAATAATTAGAAAAGTTCCTCCAATGAAATACATCGGCATCTCAGGAGGTGTAGATT CATCAGCAGAAGGAACGCACTACTGCAACGTGTGGGATGAAGTGCAACAAGGAGATACACCAGATGAGGAGGTTCAACCTACGGACACACCTGATGAGGAAGAGGCATCTGGCGGAGACGGTAAGATGACCGATAAGAGACATTTTCAGAGGAATGGGTGTCCTTAA